In Endozoicomonas sp. GU-1, one DNA window encodes the following:
- a CDS encoding FMN-binding protein, with the protein MGSKKDGGEFDQFTGATITPRAVVAAVYRALQYFEANRKRLLDPLAGVREEIQYDK; encoded by the coding sequence CTGGGGAGTAAAAAAGACGGTGGTGAGTTTGACCAGTTTACCGGTGCCACAATAACGCCAAGAGCGGTTGTCGCTGCGGTGTACCGCGCACTGCAATACTTTGAGGCAAACCGCAAGCGATTGCTGGACCCACTCGCCGGTGTCCGCGAGGAGATTCAATATGACAAATGA
- the nth gene encoding endonuclease III, whose translation MNKEKRTQIFTRLRDANPNPTTELNYSTPFELLVAVILSAQATDVGVNKATDKLYPVASTPEAILALGVDGLKEYIKTIGLFNAKAENVIKTCQMLIDKHNSVVPDNRKDLEALPGVGRKTANVVLNTAFQQPTMAVDTHIFRVSNRTGIAPGKDVLEVEKRLARLVPKEFLMDAHHWLILHGRYVCKARKPQCGSCMIEDLCEFKQKTS comes from the coding sequence ATGAACAAGGAAAAGCGCACACAGATTTTTACCCGGCTTCGGGACGCTAACCCCAACCCAACGACCGAGCTAAACTACAGTACACCTTTTGAACTGCTTGTCGCGGTGATACTGTCTGCCCAAGCCACCGATGTAGGGGTCAACAAAGCCACCGATAAACTTTATCCTGTTGCCAGTACCCCTGAGGCAATACTTGCTCTGGGTGTTGATGGCCTGAAGGAGTACATCAAAACCATCGGGTTATTTAATGCCAAGGCAGAAAACGTTATCAAAACCTGTCAGATGCTGATTGATAAGCACAATAGCGTGGTACCCGATAACCGGAAAGATCTTGAAGCGCTTCCCGGCGTTGGACGAAAAACGGCTAACGTCGTTTTAAATACCGCCTTTCAGCAGCCCACCATGGCGGTGGACACCCATATTTTCCGGGTATCAAACCGAACGGGCATTGCCCCCGGCAAGGATGTGCTGGAAGTGGAAAAACGGCTGGCGAGACTGGTTCCCAAAGAGTTTCTGATGGATGCCCACCACTGGCTGATCCTCCATGGCCGTTATGTGTGTAAAGCAAGAAAGCCACAATGTGGTAGCTGCATGATTGAAGACCTTTGTGAGTTCAAGCAGAAAACATCTTAG
- a CDS encoding beta-N-acetylglucosaminidase domain-containing protein — protein sequence MAFHYGVIEGLYDQENQWSWESRNAYASFCAKKGFNFYIYAPKNDPYLREQWNQPWPEQDFHHLNTLGLSLKQNNVRFGIGLTPFNVRELNHKSRQQLQQKIASINQLNPQILSILFDDFSNDIDDLAKTQADIAKFIAAESTATQFIVAGTYYSKDPLLQRVYGTMPKGYWSDLGQYLDPQFDIFWTGDHVISLGYDQPGLQEMTDQFQRKPFLWDNYPVNDTEWLKHRLRLYTFTGRPWQISDWCRGHAVNPMIQPRLSMIPLATLADLYQQQDRFDGHASFRKAVVDLCGQSLASAIEDNLLYFTEEGTLNFSGFTRKRLENTFSVFQSETAQPYVREILTWLQSGEKC from the coding sequence ATGGCATTCCATTATGGCGTAATAGAAGGGCTGTATGACCAGGAAAACCAGTGGTCCTGGGAGTCCAGGAATGCCTATGCCAGCTTCTGTGCAAAGAAAGGTTTCAATTTCTATATCTACGCACCAAAGAATGATCCTTATCTGCGCGAACAATGGAATCAACCCTGGCCAGAACAGGATTTCCACCACCTGAACACACTGGGTTTGTCGCTTAAACAGAACAATGTGCGTTTTGGTATCGGACTAACGCCGTTTAATGTACGGGAACTGAACCATAAAAGTCGCCAACAGCTGCAACAGAAAATCGCCAGCATCAATCAACTGAATCCACAGATTCTCTCTATTCTCTTTGATGATTTCAGTAACGACATTGATGACCTGGCAAAAACCCAGGCTGACATTGCCAAATTTATTGCCGCAGAAAGCACCGCGACCCAATTTATTGTCGCAGGCACCTACTACTCAAAAGACCCGTTATTGCAGAGAGTCTACGGCACCATGCCCAAAGGCTACTGGTCTGATCTGGGCCAATACCTGGACCCACAGTTTGATATTTTCTGGACAGGCGACCACGTTATTTCCCTTGGCTATGACCAGCCAGGCTTGCAGGAAATGACGGACCAGTTCCAACGCAAACCCTTCCTCTGGGACAACTACCCAGTCAATGATACCGAATGGCTGAAACACCGGCTCAGACTCTATACCTTCACCGGCCGCCCGTGGCAAATCAGCGACTGGTGCCGTGGCCATGCCGTTAACCCGATGATCCAGCCCCGGCTATCCATGATACCGCTGGCCACTCTGGCTGACCTTTACCAGCAGCAAGACCGGTTTGATGGCCATGCCAGCTTCAGGAAGGCAGTGGTTGATCTTTGCGGTCAATCGCTGGCATCGGCCATCGAAGACAACCTGCTCTATTTTACCGAAGAAGGCACGTTGAACTTTTCCGGTTTCACCCGCAAACGCCTGGAAAACACCTTTTCGGTGTTTCAGTCCGAAACAGCCCAACCGTACGTCCGAGAAATTCTCACATGGTTGCAGTCCGGCGAAAAATGCTAG
- the rsxD gene encoding electron transport complex subunit RsxD has translation MALINSRSSISQRGRETSPHALGQNSTQRVMSLVIMATIPGLMAQTVFFGWGTLINVIWCSLVAMGCEAAVVSLRQRSVSFYLSDCSALLTGVLLGLALPPFAPWWLSLVAVSFGMVIGKHLYGGLGQNPFNPAMLGYVVVLISFPQEMTTWLPPLGLEGHNNSLTDALFTISPLGQGVDAISMATPLDVLRENKSLTINELWEANPVFDGMAGRGWMWVNLAYLASGVFLIWRKVFTWHGPVGMLAAIAIMATLFWSGNGSDSHGSPLFHLFSGATMLGAFFIITDPVSGATSNRGRLIFGAGVGVMVYVIRAWGGYPDGVAFATLLMNMAAPTIDYYTQPRTYGHHKANKGLPKKD, from the coding sequence ATGGCTTTGATTAATAGCAGATCGTCCATCAGCCAGCGGGGCAGAGAGACCTCACCCCATGCGCTGGGACAAAACAGCACTCAGCGGGTCATGAGTCTGGTGATCATGGCCACCATCCCCGGTCTGATGGCACAAACGGTCTTTTTTGGCTGGGGCACACTGATCAATGTTATCTGGTGTTCCCTGGTTGCGATGGGCTGCGAAGCGGCCGTGGTATCACTGCGCCAACGGTCCGTGAGCTTCTACCTGAGTGATTGCAGCGCCCTCTTGACCGGTGTACTGCTGGGGCTGGCATTGCCGCCCTTTGCCCCCTGGTGGCTATCACTGGTCGCTGTGTCCTTCGGTATGGTCATTGGCAAACATCTCTATGGTGGCCTGGGTCAGAACCCCTTTAACCCGGCCATGCTGGGCTATGTTGTGGTACTGATTTCGTTTCCCCAGGAAATGACCACCTGGCTGCCACCACTGGGGCTGGAAGGTCATAACAACAGCCTGACCGATGCCCTGTTCACCATTTCCCCCCTGGGTCAGGGTGTTGATGCCATCAGTATGGCCACCCCACTGGATGTGTTGCGCGAAAACAAAAGCCTGACCATCAATGAACTCTGGGAAGCCAACCCGGTATTTGATGGCATGGCTGGTCGTGGCTGGATGTGGGTTAACCTGGCTTATCTGGCCAGCGGCGTCTTTCTGATCTGGCGCAAAGTATTTACCTGGCACGGCCCTGTGGGGATGCTCGCTGCCATTGCCATTATGGCGACCCTGTTCTGGAGTGGTAACGGGTCAGACAGTCATGGTTCCCCGCTGTTTCACCTGTTCAGTGGTGCCACCATGCTGGGTGCTTTTTTTATCATTACGGATCCGGTCAGTGGTGCAACCAGCAACCGTGGACGTCTGATTTTTGGTGCGGGTGTTGGCGTTATGGTCTACGTCATCCGTGCCTGGGGTGGATACCCGGATGGTGTCGCCTTTGCCACGCTGCTGATGAATATGGCTGCCCCCACCATCGACTATTACACTCAGCCACGCACTTATGGCCACCACAAGGCCAATAAAGGCCTCCCAAAGAAGGACTGA
- a CDS encoding electron transport complex subunit E, translating to MTNDTVANQSTAGSQAAKIALDGLWKNNPALVQLLGLCPLLGVSSSVVNALGLGIATILVVMGSNVAVSLIRHQVTDAIRLPVFVMIIASFTTCIELLMQAYTYELYRILGIFIPLIVTNCIILGRADAFASRNPVLPAAFDGLMMGTGFAVILVLLGALRELIGQGTLFSGMDLLLGPIAADWTITVIANYKQFLFAILPPGAFVFMGFLIAIKNIIDRRLEERRKSLQPVTAKVSKRVRVTGNV from the coding sequence ATGACAAATGACACTGTGGCGAACCAGAGCACTGCTGGCAGCCAGGCCGCAAAGATCGCTCTGGATGGTCTCTGGAAAAACAATCCGGCACTGGTCCAGCTGCTGGGCCTGTGCCCTCTGCTGGGGGTTTCCAGCAGTGTCGTCAATGCGCTTGGTCTGGGCATAGCCACCATATTGGTGGTGATGGGCTCCAACGTTGCCGTCTCTCTGATACGGCACCAGGTAACCGATGCCATTCGCCTGCCAGTATTTGTGATGATTATTGCTTCTTTCACCACCTGTATCGAACTGCTGATGCAGGCTTATACCTACGAACTCTATCGAATACTGGGTATTTTTATTCCGTTGATTGTCACCAACTGCATCATCCTGGGCCGGGCCGATGCCTTTGCCTCCCGAAACCCGGTGCTGCCTGCCGCTTTTGACGGTTTGATGATGGGTACGGGCTTTGCCGTGATTCTGGTATTGCTGGGGGCACTGCGGGAGCTGATTGGCCAGGGCACGCTGTTCTCCGGCATGGACCTGCTGCTGGGTCCCATTGCCGCTGACTGGACCATTACGGTGATTGCCAACTACAAGCAGTTCCTGTTTGCCATTCTTCCCCCGGGCGCCTTTGTCTTTATGGGCTTTTTGATTGCCATTAAAAATATTATTGATCGTCGCCTGGAAGAAAGAAGGAAAAGCCTGCAACCGGTAACTGCAAAAGTAAGCAAACGGGTCAGGGTTACCGGTAATGTTTGA
- the plsB gene encoding glycerol-3-phosphate 1-O-acyltransferase PlsB, whose protein sequence is MLKPITLNRYVFHSLRKLLSTWVRTTVENNNPEALHLQTGKPVVYVMHQRSLTDLMVLEGECIKAGLPRPYKPIVADQPQSKAHFFLSQHEGLILQRERPEPPELLEALVRQVEAKHQDVQLVPVTIIWGRSPEKEQSAFKLLFDWNFSLGGRFRKFLATLLHGRQTMVSFSPALSLQEIMGDSHNHARSVRKVNRILRVHFRQKKASVLGPDLSHRRMLVNSLIHTPRIQKAIAAEAAAQEITLVEAEAKARKYANEIASDFSMPVIRFLDIILTWFWNKLYSGVKINHVEPLKALAQSHTIVYVPCHRSHIDYLLLSYVLYYEGLPPPHIAAGINLNMPLVGTILRKGGAFFMRRTFRGNPLYSMVFHEYMYTLTSKGFATEYFIEGGRSRTGRTLTPKTGMLSITVRSFLRDHRKPLAFVPVYIGYEKLLEMASYLGELRGEAKKSESPLDIVRTLAALRNEFGKAWITFGEPLDLGSFLNSQAPNWKDSSGANDKPAWLEKTTSNLGDTLAGRINAAAVINPVNLVAIALLSSPRHALGEEELIRQLDGYTRLLSMAPYSDRTAMTDLDARSMIHYVENLQLIQRKTDALGDIISMDEKTAIAMTYYRNNVLHIFAIPSLISCFFVNCASITRKEILRISAVLYPYLQAELFLQWTQHEALAVVQTWLDCLVAEGLITHGQDDDGEAYYFQPDPATAEYIMLNVFSRSIVQTLERFYMVISLLLRNGSGNIEAEALEHQSGVLAQRLSIIHGLNAPEFFDKSLFRGFIAQMRYHGVLEITQTNKLVFGDDIQKVADQAHTLLTTEIRHSINQTSRYGVSNGPGEKSTP, encoded by the coding sequence ATGCTGAAGCCCATTACCCTGAATCGCTATGTTTTTCATAGCCTGAGAAAACTCCTCTCCACGTGGGTGCGTACCACGGTTGAAAACAACAACCCTGAAGCTTTGCACCTGCAGACCGGAAAACCGGTGGTCTATGTTATGCACCAGCGCTCCCTGACGGACCTGATGGTGCTGGAAGGTGAGTGCATAAAAGCAGGTCTGCCCCGCCCTTACAAACCCATTGTCGCTGACCAGCCACAGAGCAAAGCGCATTTTTTTCTTAGCCAGCACGAAGGCCTGATTCTCCAGAGAGAACGGCCAGAGCCACCGGAACTGCTGGAAGCGCTGGTCAGGCAGGTTGAAGCAAAGCATCAGGATGTCCAGCTCGTTCCCGTTACCATTATCTGGGGACGCTCACCGGAAAAAGAGCAGTCCGCCTTTAAACTGCTGTTTGACTGGAACTTCAGCCTTGGCGGACGTTTTCGGAAGTTTCTGGCAACCCTGCTGCACGGTCGACAGACCATGGTGTCTTTCAGCCCTGCCTTATCACTGCAGGAAATCATGGGTGACAGTCACAACCATGCCCGCAGTGTGCGCAAGGTCAACCGGATTCTCCGGGTGCATTTTCGCCAGAAAAAAGCATCGGTTCTGGGGCCGGATCTCTCCCACCGTCGTATGCTGGTCAACAGCCTGATTCATACGCCCAGGATCCAGAAAGCCATTGCAGCAGAAGCTGCGGCTCAGGAAATCACCCTGGTAGAAGCCGAAGCAAAAGCCCGGAAGTATGCCAATGAAATCGCTTCTGACTTCTCCATGCCCGTGATCCGCTTCCTGGATATTATCCTGACCTGGTTCTGGAACAAGCTATACAGCGGCGTAAAAATCAATCATGTCGAGCCATTGAAGGCGCTGGCACAGAGCCATACGATTGTTTATGTGCCCTGCCATCGAAGCCATATCGATTACCTGCTACTGTCGTACGTTCTGTACTATGAAGGTCTGCCACCGCCCCATATTGCTGCGGGCATTAACCTGAATATGCCATTGGTTGGCACCATTCTGCGTAAGGGCGGTGCCTTCTTCATGCGCAGAACGTTCCGTGGCAACCCGCTTTACAGCATGGTCTTCCATGAATACATGTACACACTGACCAGTAAAGGCTTTGCTACCGAGTATTTCATTGAAGGCGGTCGCTCAAGAACCGGCCGCACCCTGACACCAAAAACCGGCATGCTCTCCATCACAGTCCGCAGTTTCCTGCGTGACCATCGCAAGCCGCTGGCGTTTGTTCCGGTCTATATCGGTTATGAAAAACTGTTGGAAATGGCCAGCTATCTGGGCGAACTCCGGGGTGAAGCCAAGAAAAGTGAGTCACCCCTGGATATAGTTCGCACACTGGCGGCCCTGAGAAATGAGTTTGGCAAGGCGTGGATCACTTTCGGGGAGCCACTGGACCTGGGCTCGTTCCTGAATTCACAGGCACCCAACTGGAAAGACAGCTCAGGTGCCAATGACAAACCGGCATGGCTGGAAAAAACCACGTCGAACCTGGGCGATACGCTGGCTGGCAGAATCAATGCGGCAGCGGTCATCAATCCGGTCAACCTGGTCGCCATTGCCCTGCTCTCCTCACCAAGGCATGCACTGGGTGAAGAGGAGCTGATTCGCCAGCTGGATGGCTATACACGTCTACTGTCCATGGCTCCCTACAGCGACCGGACGGCAATGACCGATCTGGATGCCCGCAGCATGATTCACTATGTGGAAAACCTGCAGCTGATCCAGAGAAAGACCGATGCACTGGGCGATATCATCAGCATGGATGAGAAAACAGCCATTGCCATGACCTATTATCGCAACAATGTGCTGCATATTTTTGCCATCCCGTCCCTGATCAGCTGTTTCTTTGTGAACTGCGCCAGCATCACCAGAAAAGAGATTCTGCGCATCAGTGCGGTTCTCTACCCTTACCTGCAGGCAGAACTGTTCCTGCAATGGACGCAACACGAAGCGCTGGCCGTGGTGCAAACATGGCTGGATTGTCTGGTTGCAGAAGGTCTGATTACCCACGGTCAGGATGATGATGGCGAAGCGTATTATTTCCAGCCGGACCCTGCCACCGCCGAATACATCATGTTGAATGTTTTCTCACGCTCCATTGTCCAGACACTGGAACGCTTCTATATGGTGATCAGCCTGCTCCTGCGCAATGGCAGTGGCAATATTGAAGCAGAAGCCCTGGAACATCAGAGTGGGGTGCTGGCACAGCGCCTGTCGATCATTCATGGTCTTAATGCGCCGGAGTTTTTTGATAAATCACTGTTCCGTGGCTTTATTGCCCAGATGCGCTATCACGGTGTATTGGAGATCACGCAAACCAATAAACTGGTGTTTGGCGATGATATTCAGAAAGTGGCTGATCAGGCGCACACCCTGTTAACCACTGAAATACGACACAGTATCAACCAGACCAGTCGCTACGGAGTCAGTAACGGTCCGGGGGAAAAATCCACACCCTGA
- the dapE gene encoding succinyl-diaminopimelate desuccinylase yields MTDSLTMTSKTLQLAMDLISRASVTPEDAGCQELMISRLEPLGFKVERLRFGEVDNIWLRRGDQSPVLAFAGHTDVVPTGPKGKWDNPPFQPAIIDGMLHGRGAADMKGSLAAMVTACEDFLAEHADHKGSIAFLITSDEEGPAKNGTVKVVEHLEARNEKIDWCLIGEPSSTNRVGDVVKNGRRGSLHGHLTVKGIQGHVAYPHLARNPVHQVAPAIADLTDEVWDEGNEFFPPTSLQIWQIQAGAGASNIIPGECQVNFNFRFSSEVTAEQLQERVAAILDHHQLEYHIDWLLSGQPFLTRPGALVNAAQQAIRDVTGMEVGLSTSGGTSDGRFIAPTGAQVVELGPVNATIHKVNECVNAEDLDTLQEIYTVILKYLLAEK; encoded by the coding sequence ATGACCGATTCCCTGACTATGACCTCCAAAACCCTGCAACTGGCCATGGACCTGATCAGCCGCGCTTCCGTCACGCCGGAAGATGCGGGCTGTCAGGAACTGATGATCAGCCGACTTGAGCCACTGGGCTTCAAGGTTGAGCGACTCCGCTTCGGTGAGGTCGATAATATCTGGCTGCGCAGAGGTGACCAGAGCCCGGTGCTTGCCTTTGCCGGACATACCGATGTGGTGCCCACCGGCCCGAAAGGGAAGTGGGACAACCCACCGTTTCAGCCAGCCATCATCGACGGCATGCTGCACGGCCGTGGAGCCGCCGATATGAAAGGCAGCCTTGCCGCCATGGTCACCGCCTGCGAAGACTTTCTGGCAGAACACGCTGACCATAAAGGGTCCATTGCCTTTCTGATTACCAGTGATGAAGAAGGCCCCGCCAAAAACGGTACGGTAAAAGTGGTTGAGCACCTTGAGGCTCGAAACGAGAAAATCGACTGGTGCCTGATTGGCGAGCCATCCAGCACCAACCGGGTGGGAGATGTGGTGAAAAATGGCCGCCGTGGTTCACTCCATGGTCACCTTACGGTCAAAGGTATTCAGGGACATGTCGCCTATCCGCACCTGGCCAGAAACCCGGTACATCAAGTAGCCCCGGCCATTGCGGATCTGACCGACGAAGTCTGGGATGAAGGCAATGAATTCTTTCCGCCCACCAGCCTCCAGATCTGGCAGATCCAGGCCGGTGCCGGTGCCAGCAATATCATCCCCGGCGAGTGCCAGGTGAATTTCAACTTCCGCTTTTCTTCAGAGGTGACGGCTGAGCAGCTTCAGGAAAGAGTCGCCGCGATTCTGGACCATCATCAGCTGGAGTACCATATTGACTGGCTTCTGAGCGGTCAGCCGTTTTTAACCCGCCCCGGGGCCCTGGTCAATGCCGCTCAGCAAGCGATACGGGACGTTACCGGCATGGAGGTGGGGTTATCAACCTCCGGCGGTACCTCCGATGGTCGTTTCATCGCGCCTACTGGTGCCCAGGTGGTAGAGCTTGGCCCGGTTAATGCCACCATCCATAAAGTGAATGAGTGCGTTAACGCGGAAGATCTTGATACCCTGCAGGAAATCTATACGGTTATACTTAAGTATTTGCTAGCTGAAAAGTGA
- a CDS encoding RnfABCDGE type electron transport complex subunit G produces the protein MSDGQIPLKDTTGSKAPGGNSLLQSIFRNSLGLGLFAVFTVGLISVTWIMTQEQIEAQVRAYEAKALMEILPADTHDNVLVDSKIVLEPSPLLSSQDQRDAYIALSDGAVSAVILPVTAPDGYSGRIELLVGINRNGTLAGVRAITHKETPGLGDKINSNVTDWILGFAGKSLGNPVSEGWGVKKTVVSLTSLPVPQ, from the coding sequence ATGAGTGACGGCCAGATTCCTTTAAAAGACACCACCGGCAGCAAGGCTCCCGGCGGGAACAGTCTGCTGCAAAGCATTTTTCGCAATAGCCTGGGCCTTGGCCTGTTTGCCGTATTTACCGTAGGCCTGATTTCCGTGACCTGGATCATGACTCAGGAACAAATAGAGGCACAGGTTCGAGCCTATGAAGCCAAAGCGTTGATGGAGATTCTACCGGCTGATACTCACGACAATGTGCTGGTAGATTCGAAAATTGTTCTGGAACCATCCCCCCTGCTTTCCAGCCAGGATCAACGTGACGCCTATATTGCCCTGAGTGATGGGGCGGTCTCTGCCGTTATTTTGCCGGTCACCGCACCTGACGGGTATAGCGGGCGAATTGAGCTTTTGGTGGGCATCAACCGCAATGGTACGCTGGCAGGTGTCAGGGCCATCACCCACAAAGAGACACCCGGGCTTGGCGACAAGATCAACAGTAATGTCACTGACTGGATTCTCGGGTTTGCCGGCAAATCCCTGGGCAACCCCGTTAGCGAAGGCTGGGGAGTAAAAAAGACGGTGGTGAGTTTGACCAGTTTACCGGTGCCACAATAA
- a CDS encoding DUF3943 domain-containing protein, with product MLNQILPVFLSGLIMLSGFVQANATASAVPSVAEPDAEFTLSEERSPWAITLFDDNPQENQARLWSQTKLMFGLGVGVIGALAVMPESFTNWDKSDMKQFHKKWWDNVSSGPVMDEDDFFLNYVTHPYFGGVYYIVARESGYNQWNSFVYSFLMSTFYWEYGIEAIAEVPSIQDIIVTPIGGWLYGEWAYQKKRSIVDNDGLVWGSAGLGSTALFFLDPVDSIDQWINGDREQPVMEDFDIRLTFAPTFYQVENQDENRNYFGLVMTFRM from the coding sequence ATGCTTAACCAGATATTGCCAGTTTTTTTATCTGGCCTGATCATGCTTTCCGGCTTTGTCCAGGCCAACGCCACAGCTTCTGCTGTCCCGTCAGTGGCGGAACCAGACGCTGAGTTCACCCTCTCTGAAGAGCGCTCTCCATGGGCAATAACCCTGTTCGATGACAATCCTCAGGAGAATCAGGCACGTCTCTGGTCCCAGACAAAACTCATGTTCGGTCTGGGCGTTGGTGTGATTGGTGCCCTGGCCGTTATGCCGGAGTCCTTTACCAACTGGGATAAGTCTGACATGAAACAGTTCCACAAAAAGTGGTGGGATAATGTCAGTTCAGGCCCGGTGATGGATGAAGATGACTTTTTCCTGAACTACGTCACACACCCTTACTTCGGTGGTGTTTACTACATCGTTGCACGGGAGTCTGGTTACAACCAGTGGAACTCCTTTGTCTACTCCTTCCTGATGTCCACCTTCTACTGGGAGTACGGTATCGAAGCCATCGCTGAAGTGCCTTCCATTCAGGATATTATCGTAACGCCCATTGGCGGCTGGTTATACGGTGAATGGGCTTACCAGAAGAAGCGCTCGATTGTCGACAATGATGGCCTGGTATGGGGCTCTGCCGGCCTGGGCTCCACGGCGCTGTTTTTCCTGGATCCCGTCGACAGTATTGACCAGTGGATCAATGGTGACCGTGAACAGCCCGTTATGGAAGACTTTGATATCCGTCTGACATTTGCTCCAACCTTTTATCAGGTAGAGAATCAGGATGAAAACCGAAACTATTTCGGCCTGGTCATGACATTCCGGATGTAA